A genomic window from Thiomonas arsenitoxydans includes:
- a CDS encoding Putative Concanavalin A-like lectin/glucanase: protein MLTPSCLRRYLIGLSAWAALCGLLMSGLAQAQTTNVLQEDFTGTAPNLSWSSFGGACLTAGSAINSGPSANGIPACLGDSYYSNGDLSYNNPENPPVPQVQTGLTNNQDKPGKGALRLTNGCAVQNGQNVCYYSQAGAIILNSTYPSNQGINVTFTTYTYGGDNQGGHGADGIGFYILNGSAPQNIGAWGGSLGYSCSNSNSPYNGMAGAYLGLGMDEYGNFLNGSVSQNNKLVCNGDNTNTGLGKCQTSPGEIGIRGYGNINLATLRAINPNATTDDVKNTCISGSYSYNGTTYSLPDYPMVPPPSGGYPTGLQIANESATTRSQATPITYTLKITPDAKLSLWYKYNATNTVGGLGTSVLSNVSIANTAVYGPMPSTFRFGFGASTGGSDNVHEITCFQVVPATQAVTSPVAPVSISGGSYIYSLSSDPDPVAGHVQAFQTVATPTSSASAPLGTATGNAIWDAGDSTHMSATMRTASLYSTSTTSSGGAVGSGTTPLLTSLDSAAFGTWTTSSCLPSGSTGIGIIEQYTIDPNYTNGTCTYLAGRKPGWMLGGMSSNDSAGFLAPPGNANLLSLPGYVAFAQANKSREKAVLFTSNDGFLYAIDATSGNLIWGWMPRPFVSYLGNAPGLVGATCGNTVKNGACFDGQFTTIDAVNTTANATASNWATYIVGTAAGGSYHYALQLTTNTSGAPMPTNQTWGVSVAGGSSPQEQAPVIATINGQQYALFTVNTTTSGTTTSKFYEVNVATGAGASTSAKLPFVANSSITYVPATGTVWMGDTQGGVWSMNVSGSASADASAALQVATMSPAGAVLFVGYTEIGGLPYIWAASANEIEAYSLSGANSLPLWASTGGSSPLGYLGNGSGSLSTSTAVMALQTGGQISAAPALINGVLVVPVYVPPTSSCAITGTGYYDLFDLVSGGLPKISITYKNNAVTNGIISLGLGVPYTPSYTVTPSGTLVYPGNSQPPSPSQGINPIQFGGNVMNKPIAWRQY, encoded by the coding sequence ATGCTGACACCATCTTGCCTGCGTCGCTACCTGATAGGGCTGAGTGCTTGGGCTGCACTTTGCGGACTCCTGATGTCTGGACTCGCACAAGCGCAGACAACCAATGTGCTGCAGGAAGACTTCACGGGCACTGCGCCCAATTTGAGCTGGTCCTCGTTTGGAGGTGCCTGCCTGACTGCGGGATCTGCCATTAACAGCGGCCCCAGCGCCAATGGGATTCCTGCTTGCCTTGGAGATAGTTATTACAGCAATGGCGACCTTTCCTACAACAATCCGGAAAACCCGCCTGTACCGCAAGTTCAAACCGGCCTGACAAACAATCAGGACAAACCAGGAAAAGGTGCCCTGAGGTTGACGAATGGCTGTGCAGTGCAGAACGGACAAAACGTCTGTTATTACAGTCAGGCGGGAGCCATTATCCTCAATTCGACTTACCCATCGAATCAAGGCATTAACGTAACATTCACCACCTACACCTACGGTGGCGATAACCAAGGTGGACACGGTGCGGACGGGATCGGTTTTTACATCCTGAATGGTTCTGCCCCTCAGAATATCGGCGCATGGGGTGGCAGCTTGGGATATAGCTGCTCCAACTCAAATTCTCCTTACAACGGCATGGCTGGCGCTTATCTCGGCCTTGGAATGGATGAATACGGAAATTTTCTGAACGGCTCAGTCTCTCAAAATAATAAATTGGTGTGCAATGGCGACAATACAAATACGGGCCTTGGCAAATGTCAAACAAGCCCCGGAGAAATCGGTATTCGCGGCTATGGCAATATCAATCTTGCGACCTTGCGAGCCATCAATCCCAATGCAACCACCGACGATGTAAAGAATACATGCATCAGCGGATCTTACTCTTACAACGGAACGACCTACTCACTCCCGGATTACCCAATGGTGCCTCCCCCTTCAGGAGGTTATCCTACGGGCTTACAAATCGCTAATGAATCGGCAACCACGCGTAGCCAGGCAACCCCGATTACCTACACCCTAAAAATCACGCCGGATGCCAAACTCAGTCTCTGGTACAAATACAATGCGACCAACACTGTCGGCGGTTTGGGTACCTCGGTGCTTTCGAACGTCAGTATTGCCAATACTGCCGTCTATGGACCGATGCCGTCCACCTTTCGCTTCGGCTTCGGTGCATCTACAGGTGGCAGTGATAACGTCCACGAAATCACCTGCTTCCAGGTCGTCCCGGCAACACAGGCGGTCACATCGCCCGTTGCTCCAGTGTCGATTTCTGGCGGCAGTTACATCTACTCATTGAGCAGCGATCCTGATCCGGTTGCAGGGCATGTGCAGGCGTTCCAAACAGTGGCCACCCCCACATCCAGCGCGAGTGCGCCGCTCGGCACGGCGACCGGCAACGCCATCTGGGATGCAGGAGATTCAACTCATATGTCGGCGACGATGCGCACGGCGAGCCTGTATTCCACTTCGACCACATCCAGCGGCGGTGCCGTAGGCTCCGGGACGACACCCTTGCTGACCTCGCTCGATTCCGCCGCATTTGGCACCTGGACGACATCGTCCTGTCTGCCCTCCGGCAGCACGGGGATCGGCATCATCGAGCAGTACACCATCGACCCGAATTACACCAACGGCACCTGCACCTACCTTGCTGGACGCAAACCGGGGTGGATGCTCGGGGGGATGAGCAGCAATGATTCCGCCGGCTTTCTCGCCCCACCCGGTAACGCCAACCTACTGAGCCTGCCCGGCTATGTCGCGTTCGCGCAGGCGAATAAAAGTCGGGAAAAGGCCGTGCTGTTTACCAGCAACGACGGTTTTCTCTATGCCATCGACGCCACCAGCGGCAACCTGATCTGGGGCTGGATGCCCAGGCCATTTGTCTCCTACCTGGGAAATGCCCCGGGACTCGTGGGTGCGACCTGTGGCAATACAGTCAAGAATGGCGCCTGCTTCGACGGTCAGTTCACCACCATCGACGCCGTGAATACGACGGCCAACGCGACAGCGAGCAACTGGGCGACCTATATCGTTGGCACGGCAGCAGGGGGCTCTTATCACTATGCCTTGCAGCTCACGACGAATACCTCGGGCGCACCAATGCCAACGAATCAGACCTGGGGAGTCAGTGTCGCTGGCGGCAGTTCGCCGCAGGAACAAGCCCCGGTGATCGCAACGATCAACGGCCAGCAGTACGCGCTTTTCACGGTCAACACCACAACCAGCGGTACGACGACCAGCAAGTTCTACGAGGTCAATGTTGCCACGGGTGCGGGCGCATCCACATCGGCGAAGCTACCCTTCGTCGCCAACAGCTCCATCACCTACGTCCCGGCAACGGGCACAGTCTGGATGGGGGACACCCAGGGAGGCGTCTGGAGTATGAATGTCTCTGGCTCGGCGTCCGCAGACGCGAGCGCCGCACTGCAAGTAGCAACGATGAGTCCCGCAGGAGCTGTGCTCTTTGTCGGCTATACGGAAATCGGCGGCTTGCCTTACATCTGGGCAGCCTCTGCCAATGAGATCGAAGCCTACTCACTTTCCGGCGCGAATTCGCTTCCGCTGTGGGCCAGCACCGGCGGCAGTTCTCCACTGGGGTATCTGGGCAATGGATCGGGTAGTTTGAGTACAAGCACTGCGGTCATGGCGCTGCAAACGGGCGGGCAAATCTCAGCGGCACCGGCCCTGATCAACGGCGTGCTTGTCGTCCCGGTCTATGTGCCGCCCACGAGTTCTTGTGCCATCACTGGAACGGGCTATTACGACCTGTTCGATCTGGTCAGCGGTGGTCTGCCGAAGATTTCCATCACCTACAAAAACAATGCCGTCACGAATGGGATCATTTCGCTAGGCTTGGGAGTCCCCTACACGCCGTCATATACCGTGACGCCATCGGGCACTCTGGTCTATCCAGGAAACAGCCAGCCCCCTTCTCCGTCGCAGGGCATCAATCCCATACAGTTCGGCGGGAACGTCATGAACAAGCCCATCGCCTGGCGCCAATATTGA
- a CDS encoding IS1634-like element ISThsp7 family transposase has protein sequence MFLKISSSGGHRYVRLVESFRNADGQPRQRTIATLGRLDEQGGPLDALLGALLRAKGRPSGDSDPSQVRFESALTLGDVWALHALWHELGFHGLGAIFRRARFTTAVEHAIRVMVFNRLCDPDSKLGVLRWLQTVSMPGIDVDKLTHQHLLRSMDALMDHQQAVDDCVAQLLRPLIDEDLSVVFYDLTTIRAEGLSQQDGDVRHFGLSKEGVIARQFLLGVVQTADGMPIFHEVFDGNAAEAPTLEPTLKKVLSRYPHIRRLVVVADRGLLSLDNIEALSKLHGAGDRPLEFILAVPGRRYGEFVDLLEPMSERAAQANQEIVEEAQWQGHRLVVVHSPVRATEQTQERLARIHALQQRADQLAGKLDAQDEGKVQRGRKLSDSGAKARFFHEVSDARLARIIKVDLQSDLFTYAIDETALARAQLMDGKLMLVTNVQDLSPAEVVRRYKSLADIERGFKVLKSEIEIAPVFHRRPERIKAHASLCFIALILYRVMRQRLKLASSELSPETALADLRRIQRHTVRIDSGAPIHGISTIQPRQADVLAALNIKKPTQDTQLPLL, from the coding sequence ATGTTCCTCAAGATCTCCTCCTCGGGCGGTCACCGCTACGTTCGGCTGGTGGAGTCGTTCCGCAACGCGGATGGCCAACCCCGGCAACGCACGATCGCAACCCTCGGGCGTCTGGACGAACAGGGCGGACCGCTCGATGCCCTGCTGGGGGCCTTGCTGCGGGCCAAGGGTCGGCCTTCGGGCGACAGTGATCCGTCTCAGGTGCGCTTCGAGTCGGCGCTGACGTTGGGCGATGTTTGGGCCCTGCACGCCTTGTGGCACGAACTCGGATTCCATGGCCTGGGCGCCATCTTCCGGCGCGCCCGGTTCACCACTGCGGTCGAGCACGCGATCCGTGTGATGGTCTTCAACCGACTGTGCGACCCAGACTCCAAGCTGGGCGTGCTGCGCTGGCTGCAGACCGTCAGCATGCCCGGCATCGACGTGGACAAGCTGACGCATCAGCACTTGCTGCGCAGCATGGATGCCCTGATGGACCACCAGCAAGCCGTCGACGACTGCGTGGCCCAGTTGCTGCGCCCGCTCATTGATGAAGACCTCTCGGTGGTCTTTTACGATCTGACCACCATCCGCGCCGAAGGTCTCAGCCAGCAAGACGGTGATGTACGCCACTTCGGCCTGTCCAAGGAGGGCGTGATCGCCCGGCAGTTCCTGCTGGGCGTGGTGCAGACAGCCGACGGCATGCCGATCTTCCACGAGGTGTTCGACGGCAACGCCGCCGAGGCGCCGACCCTGGAGCCCACCTTGAAGAAGGTGCTCTCGCGCTACCCGCACATCAGGCGCCTGGTGGTGGTGGCCGACCGCGGGCTACTTTCGCTTGACAACATCGAGGCGTTGTCCAAGTTGCATGGGGCTGGAGATCGGCCGCTGGAGTTCATCCTGGCGGTGCCGGGGCGACGCTACGGTGAGTTTGTCGATCTTCTCGAGCCCATGAGCGAGCGTGCTGCCCAGGCCAACCAGGAGATCGTCGAAGAGGCGCAGTGGCAAGGCCATCGCCTGGTGGTGGTCCACAGCCCCGTGCGAGCGACCGAGCAAACCCAGGAGCGCCTTGCACGCATCCATGCCTTGCAGCAACGCGCCGATCAGTTGGCCGGCAAGCTCGACGCCCAGGACGAAGGCAAAGTCCAGCGCGGGCGCAAGCTCTCGGATTCCGGCGCCAAGGCCCGCTTCTTCCACGAAGTCAGCGACGCCCGCCTGGCGCGCATCATCAAGGTGGACCTGCAGTCCGATCTGTTCACCTATGCGATCGATGAAACCGCACTCGCGCGAGCGCAACTCATGGACGGCAAGCTGATGCTGGTCACCAATGTCCAGGATCTGAGCCCGGCCGAGGTGGTGCGGCGCTACAAGTCGCTGGCCGACATCGAGCGTGGCTTCAAGGTGCTCAAGTCCGAGATCGAGATCGCCCCGGTGTTCCACCGCCGGCCCGAGCGCATCAAGGCCCACGCCAGCCTGTGCTTCATCGCGCTGATCCTGTACCGCGTCATGCGCCAGCGCCTCAAACTCGCCAGCAGCGAACTGTCTCCAGAAACCGCCCTGGCCGACCTGCGCCGCATCCAGCGCCACACCGTGCGCATCGACAGCGGCGCCCCCATCCACGGCATCTCCACCATCCAACCTCGCCAGGCCGATGTCCTGGCCGCACTCAACATCAAAAAACCCACCCAAGACACCCAACTGCCCCTGCTGTAG
- a CDS encoding type IV pilin protein, whose amino-acid sequence MQRNRGFTLIELMIVVAVVAILSAIAIPAYTSYVTRSKLTEAFSNLSSMSVALQQYYQDNRTYVGAPICATPPAGKDYQFSCPTLTATTFTLTATPTGGLVAPSYAIDQDGNKYTTSVPASGWAMPPGTSSPPLPAGTTSNGWARDQSGNT is encoded by the coding sequence ATGCAGCGCAACCGCGGTTTCACCCTGATTGAACTGATGATCGTCGTGGCGGTCGTCGCCATTCTGTCGGCCATCGCCATTCCGGCTTACACCAGCTACGTCACTCGCAGCAAGCTGACCGAGGCGTTCTCAAACCTCTCCAGCATGAGCGTGGCCCTGCAGCAGTACTACCAGGACAACCGCACCTATGTTGGCGCTCCCATCTGCGCGACACCGCCCGCCGGAAAGGATTACCAGTTCAGTTGCCCCACCCTGACGGCGACGACTTTCACCCTCACCGCCACGCCGACGGGCGGCCTCGTCGCACCCAGCTACGCCATCGACCAGGACGGCAATAAATACACCACCAGCGTGCCCGCATCAGGCTGGGCCATGCCACCCGGAACCAGTTCCCCGCCATTGCCCGCTGGAACCACATCGAATGGCTGGGCGCGCGATCAATCCGGAAACACCTGA
- a CDS encoding co-chaperone GroES produces MKLRPLHDRVVVKRIEQETTTASGIVIPGSAAEKPDQGEVLAVGPGKHDDQGKLVAMAVKVGDRVLFGKYAGQTVKVDGDELMVMREDDLMAVIEK; encoded by the coding sequence ATGAAATTGCGCCCTCTGCATGACCGTGTCGTGGTCAAGCGTATCGAACAAGAAACCACTACCGCCTCGGGCATCGTGATCCCGGGCAGCGCGGCGGAAAAGCCCGATCAAGGCGAAGTGCTGGCCGTGGGGCCGGGCAAGCATGACGACCAGGGCAAGCTGGTGGCCATGGCAGTGAAGGTGGGCGACCGCGTGCTGTTCGGCAAGTACGCCGGCCAGACCGTCAAGGTCGACGGCGACGAACTGATGGTGATGCGCGAAGACGACCTGATGGCCGTCATCGAGAAGTAA
- a CDS encoding PilW family protein, whose product MRHLSTSPSLSAAHRQHGLSLIELMVALVIGLIFAIAVLLVQSSLTKQNVEMSDVMQRDTQTRAALDLISRDLSNAGFMLGGAQSRCSVLLAYDSGIGGSQPFAQYPVSAASQPLTLPTSTAAGSTNYPSITPDPSAYGTKQQFTDMLFFTGATSALQTPGNGNPTAYVVQNSTTQAANGQGALNSSELPLASTAGLSVGDAALLRMPLNGKLVCFRVPIADIGPSTSPSSTYISSSSSSLFPSTGYSPFNNQLIAAGALPPGGSLTNPNFVQSRLTDLGPQTSSNVQTVVYYIGQYANAGGGSYPVLVRAVLNAQTDMLVSPPVPVAAGVVSLQALFGVDESNSGSVTNYLTWPAVVSGKYTANVRSVLFALVTKSLQNDPGYTAPTTIALPSPSLGPAQFTPYTVPTGIGGLPDYSHNHFSVIESEFAVRNQLWPH is encoded by the coding sequence ATGCGACACCTCTCCACCTCTCCTTCCTTATCCGCCGCCCACCGCCAGCACGGCCTGAGTCTCATCGAGCTGATGGTGGCCCTGGTCATCGGGCTGATCTTCGCCATCGCCGTGCTGCTGGTGCAGTCGTCCCTCACCAAGCAGAACGTGGAAATGAGCGATGTGATGCAGCGCGATACCCAGACCCGCGCCGCGCTCGATCTCATCAGTCGCGATCTGTCCAATGCCGGGTTCATGCTCGGCGGCGCTCAGTCGCGCTGCAGCGTGCTGCTGGCCTACGACAGCGGCATTGGCGGCAGCCAGCCGTTTGCCCAGTACCCGGTCTCTGCTGCGTCGCAGCCGCTGACCCTGCCCACCAGCACCGCAGCAGGCAGTACCAACTATCCCAGCATCACACCCGACCCCTCGGCCTATGGCACCAAGCAGCAATTCACCGACATGCTGTTCTTTACCGGCGCCACCAGCGCGCTGCAGACGCCAGGCAACGGCAACCCCACCGCCTACGTCGTGCAGAACTCCACCACCCAAGCCGCCAACGGCCAAGGTGCGCTCAACAGCAGTGAACTGCCCCTGGCTTCCACCGCCGGACTGAGTGTGGGCGATGCCGCCCTGCTGCGCATGCCGCTCAACGGGAAACTGGTGTGTTTCCGGGTTCCGATCGCCGATATCGGGCCCAGCACTTCACCCTCATCCACTTACATCAGTAGCAGTAGCAGCAGTCTGTTTCCCAGCACCGGGTACTCACCCTTCAACAATCAGCTGATCGCTGCCGGGGCGCTGCCGCCAGGCGGCAGTCTGACCAATCCGAATTTCGTGCAATCGCGCCTCACCGATCTGGGGCCGCAAACCAGCAGCAACGTGCAGACCGTGGTCTATTACATCGGCCAATATGCGAATGCGGGCGGCGGCTCCTATCCAGTCTTGGTGCGTGCCGTGCTCAATGCCCAGACCGACATGCTTGTGAGCCCGCCAGTGCCGGTAGCGGCAGGCGTGGTCAGCCTGCAGGCACTGTTCGGGGTGGATGAAAGCAACTCCGGCAGCGTGACCAACTACCTCACATGGCCCGCCGTCGTGAGCGGGAAGTACACGGCAAATGTGCGCAGCGTGCTGTTCGCACTGGTGACCAAATCGCTACAGAACGACCCCGGATACACCGCGCCTACAACGATCGCCCTACCCAGCCCCAGTCTGGGCCCGGCACAGTTCACCCCCTACACCGTACCCACAGGCATTGGTGGCCTGCCTGATTACAGCCACAACCATTTTTCCGTCATCGAATCCGAATTTGCCGTTCGGAACCAGCTATGGCCGCACTGA
- the groL gene encoding chaperonin GroEL (60 kDa chaperone family; promotes refolding of misfolded polypeptides especially under stressful conditions; forms two stacked rings of heptamers to form a barrel-shaped 14mer; ends can be capped by GroES; misfolded proteins enter the barrel where they are refolded when GroES binds): MAAKDVIFGADARARMVEGVNILANAVKTTLGPKGRNVVLERSFGAPTVTKDGVSVAKEIELKDKLQNMGAQMVKEVASKTSDNAGDGTTTATVLAQAIVREGMKYVAAGMNPMDLKRGIDKAVTALVEELKKASKPCSNTKEIAQVGSISANSDANVGQIIAEAMDKVGKEGVITVEDGKSLENELDIVEGMQFDRGYLSPYFINNQDKQVAVLDNPFVLLHDKKISNIRDLLPALEQVAKSSRPLLIIAEDVDGEALATLVVNSIRGILKTVAVKAPGFGDRRKAMLEDIAILTGGKVIAEEVGLTLEKVTLADLGQAKRIEVGKENTIVIDGAGVAADIEARVKQIRIQIEEATSDYDREKLQERVAKLAGGVAVIKVGAATEMEMKEKKARVEDALHATRAAVEEGIVAGGGVALLRARQAAGEIKGDNHDQEAGIKIVLRAIEQPLREIVANAGGEPSVVINKVLEGKGNFGFNAANDTYGDMLDMGILDPTKVTRTALQNAASVAALMLTTECMVAEAPKDESAPAMPGGGMGGMGDMGM; this comes from the coding sequence ATGGCTGCAAAAGACGTGATTTTTGGTGCGGACGCCCGCGCCCGCATGGTGGAAGGCGTGAACATTCTCGCCAACGCTGTCAAGACGACCCTGGGCCCCAAGGGCCGCAATGTGGTGCTCGAGCGCTCGTTCGGCGCCCCCACCGTGACCAAGGACGGTGTGTCCGTGGCCAAGGAAATCGAGCTGAAGGACAAGCTGCAGAACATGGGCGCGCAGATGGTCAAGGAAGTCGCCTCCAAGACCTCCGACAACGCCGGTGACGGCACCACCACCGCCACCGTGCTGGCCCAAGCCATCGTGCGCGAAGGCATGAAGTATGTGGCCGCCGGCATGAACCCGATGGACCTCAAGCGCGGCATCGACAAAGCGGTCACCGCGCTGGTCGAAGAGTTGAAGAAGGCCTCCAAGCCTTGCTCCAACACCAAGGAAATCGCGCAGGTCGGCTCTATCTCGGCCAACAGCGACGCGAATGTCGGCCAGATCATCGCTGAGGCGATGGACAAGGTGGGCAAGGAAGGCGTGATCACCGTCGAAGACGGCAAGAGCCTGGAAAACGAGCTCGACATCGTCGAAGGCATGCAGTTCGACCGTGGCTATCTGTCGCCCTACTTCATCAACAACCAGGACAAACAGGTTGCCGTGCTCGACAACCCGTTCGTGCTGCTGCACGACAAGAAAATCTCCAACATCCGCGACCTGCTGCCCGCGCTGGAGCAAGTGGCCAAGTCCAGCCGTCCGCTGCTGATCATCGCTGAAGACGTGGACGGCGAAGCGCTGGCTACCCTGGTGGTCAACAGCATCCGCGGCATCCTCAAGACCGTGGCCGTCAAGGCACCGGGCTTTGGTGACCGTCGCAAGGCCATGCTGGAAGACATCGCCATCCTGACCGGCGGCAAGGTCATCGCCGAAGAAGTCGGCCTGACGCTGGAAAAGGTCACGCTGGCCGATCTGGGCCAGGCCAAGCGCATCGAAGTGGGCAAGGAAAACACCATCGTCATCGACGGTGCTGGTGTTGCCGCCGACATCGAAGCGCGCGTCAAGCAGATCCGCATCCAGATCGAGGAAGCCACCTCTGATTACGACCGCGAAAAGCTGCAAGAGCGCGTGGCCAAGCTGGCCGGTGGTGTGGCCGTCATCAAGGTCGGCGCCGCCACCGAGATGGAAATGAAGGAGAAGAAGGCTCGTGTCGAAGACGCCCTGCACGCTACCCGCGCTGCGGTGGAAGAAGGCATTGTGGCTGGCGGCGGCGTGGCCCTGCTGCGTGCCCGTCAGGCCGCAGGCGAGATCAAGGGCGACAACCACGACCAGGAAGCTGGCATCAAGATTGTGCTGCGTGCCATTGAACAGCCGCTGCGCGAAATCGTTGCCAACGCCGGTGGCGAGCCCAGCGTGGTGATCAACAAGGTGCTTGAAGGCAAGGGCAATTTTGGCTTCAACGCCGCCAATGACACCTACGGCGATATGCTGGATATGGGCATTCTCGACCCGACCAAGGTCACCCGCACCGCGCTGCAAAACGCCGCCTCCGTGGCGGCCCTGATGCTGACCACCGAGTGCATGGTGGCCGAGGCGCCGAAGGACGAGAGCGCACCCGCCATGCCCGGCGGCGGTATGGGCGGCATGGGCGACATGGGCATGTAA
- a CDS encoding type IV pilin protein — MNLSISSCTPSKRSRGFTLLELMMAIALVGVLTAIALPIYSGYRLKVENAQAQQDVVSISAAIQNYWVYNRTLPNSLADIGMAGKLDPWGHPYVYYNIEENGKGHARKDKALNPINTDFDLYSMGANGQTQSQISNKVSLDDIIRANNGAYIGLAANY; from the coding sequence ATGAATCTGTCCATCTCCTCCTGCACACCCAGCAAGCGCTCGCGCGGCTTCACCCTGCTGGAGTTGATGATGGCCATCGCCCTGGTGGGCGTGCTCACCGCCATCGCCCTGCCGATTTACAGCGGCTACCGGCTCAAGGTTGAAAATGCGCAGGCGCAGCAAGACGTGGTGTCCATCTCTGCGGCCATCCAGAACTATTGGGTTTACAACCGCACGTTGCCCAATTCGCTGGCCGACATCGGCATGGCGGGCAAGCTCGATCCCTGGGGCCACCCCTATGTTTACTACAACATCGAGGAAAACGGCAAAGGCCACGCGCGCAAGGACAAGGCGCTCAACCCCATCAACACCGACTTCGATCTCTACAGCATGGGGGCGAACGGGCAGACCCAATCGCAGATCAGCAATAAGGTCAGCCTCGATGACATCATCCGCGCCAACAACGGCGCGTATATCGGTCTGGCAGCCAATTACTGA
- a CDS encoding type IV pilus modification PilV family protein, whose amino-acid sequence MTLQPPPPARAAVNQAGMSLISVLVAIVIFGLGMLSIASLYSLAVPAQTANQEALDTAAFGNQFWAILQASPQVVSQLSAGVTQSYTSASASAPAALQPWLANIFSTPSMMLPGAKVTITTGAGADGNPCDVSNPNAPLCGVTLTIAWAAGKGGGGARSQTYQYQVGF is encoded by the coding sequence ATGACGCTCCAGCCCCCTCCTCCCGCTCGCGCAGCCGTAAATCAGGCCGGCATGTCGCTCATCAGTGTGCTGGTTGCCATCGTCATTTTCGGCCTGGGGATGCTGTCGATCGCATCGCTTTATAGCCTGGCCGTTCCGGCGCAGACCGCCAACCAGGAAGCGCTGGACACTGCGGCTTTCGGCAACCAGTTCTGGGCCATTCTGCAAGCCAGCCCGCAAGTCGTATCGCAGCTCAGCGCGGGCGTCACGCAAAGCTACACCAGCGCATCGGCCAGCGCCCCCGCCGCGTTGCAGCCCTGGCTGGCCAATATCTTCAGCACTCCATCCATGATGCTTCCAGGCGCCAAAGTCACCATCACCACCGGGGCGGGCGCCGACGGTAACCCCTGCGACGTGAGTAACCCCAATGCCCCGCTATGCGGCGTGACGTTGACCATTGCCTGGGCCGCAGGCAAGGGCGGTGGCGGCGCGCGCAGCCAGACGTATCAGTACCAGGTGGGCTTCTGA
- a CDS encoding GspH/FimT family pseudopilin, with protein MSLIKSRQTGFTLIEMMVTIAIAALLGLMVVPNLVSMVDSGKTSVLVNKFPQDVAWARNQAVTTQQPVTITLGANNTCTWSTSVGGTVIAEHSMSPSQIAASYPGITCSITGGNTQTLTFDSQGFINTAPTITVTAAQGQTWTLQVLASGSVILNANTAS; from the coding sequence ATGTCCCTCATCAAGTCACGTCAGACGGGCTTCACCCTCATCGAAATGATGGTGACCATCGCCATCGCCGCCCTGCTCGGCCTGATGGTCGTGCCCAATCTGGTGAGCATGGTCGATTCCGGCAAAACCTCGGTGCTGGTCAACAAGTTTCCCCAAGACGTGGCCTGGGCACGCAATCAGGCGGTGACCACGCAGCAGCCGGTCACCATCACCCTTGGGGCAAACAACACCTGTACCTGGAGCACCAGTGTGGGCGGAACGGTGATTGCAGAGCACTCAATGTCGCCAAGCCAAATCGCCGCCAGCTACCCGGGCATTACCTGCAGCATCACCGGCGGCAACACGCAGACGCTCACTTTCGATAGCCAAGGCTTCATCAACACCGCGCCCACCATCACCGTGACCGCTGCGCAAGGCCAGACCTGGACGCTGCAGGTACTCGCCTCCGGCAGTGTGATTCTCAACGCCAACACCGCATCATGA